The following are from one region of the Anaeropeptidivorans aminofermentans genome:
- a CDS encoding ABC transporter ATP-binding protein has translation MENKDKKELLKVSGLKVYYASQKSKGKPVKAVDGISFSVYEGETFGIVGESGCGKSTTGRAIVSLIKPTEGEILFKGQSLSGFTRKDRLHLAKNLQLIFQDSASSLDPRFTIGKTIEEPLSIHKLKDSKKRKEIALKLMIDVGLREEYYDRFPHEFSGGQRQRIGIARALALNPSLIVCDEPVSALDVSIQAQILNLMKDIQKEYNLTYIFISHNLSVVRFFCDRVAVMYLGHIVEISYKDEIFNNPLHPYTKALLDSIPLPDPDAKTMEEMLEGDVPSPEDPPSGCVFHTRCKYACEECTQKAPALLERVKGHWVCCHRIGQGLF, from the coding sequence ATGGAAAATAAAGATAAAAAGGAACTCCTTAAGGTTTCCGGCCTAAAGGTATATTATGCATCACAAAAAAGCAAAGGAAAGCCTGTAAAGGCCGTAGACGGTATCTCTTTTTCCGTATATGAAGGAGAAACCTTCGGTATTGTAGGAGAATCGGGCTGCGGAAAATCCACTACAGGCAGGGCCATCGTTTCTTTAATAAAGCCCACAGAGGGAGAAATCCTTTTCAAAGGCCAAAGTCTTTCAGGCTTTACAAGAAAAGACAGGCTTCACCTTGCAAAAAACCTGCAGCTTATTTTTCAGGATTCGGCTTCTTCTCTTGACCCGAGATTTACCATAGGAAAAACCATAGAAGAGCCTTTATCCATACATAAATTAAAGGACAGTAAAAAGAGAAAAGAAATCGCCCTAAAGCTTATGATAGATGTAGGCCTAAGGGAAGAATATTATGACAGGTTCCCTCATGAGTTTTCAGGAGGCCAAAGGCAAAGAATCGGTATCGCAAGGGCATTGGCCTTAAACCCTTCCCTTATTGTATGCGACGAGCCGGTATCGGCTCTTGATGTATCCATACAGGCCCAAATACTGAATTTAATGAAGGATATTCAGAAGGAATATAATTTAACTTATATTTTCATATCCCATAATCTTTCCGTAGTGCGGTTTTTCTGCGACAGGGTAGCCGTGATGTATTTGGGGCATATTGTTGAAATTTCTTATAAGGACGAAATATTTAATAATCCCCTTCACCCCTATACCAAGGCTCTCCTGGATTCAATACCGCTGCCTGACCCTGATGCAAAAACCATGGAGGAAATGCTCGAAGGGGACGTTCCAAGCCCCGAAGACCCGCCTTCCGGCTGTGTCTTCCATACAAGATGCAAATATGCCTGTGAAGAATGCACCCAAAAGGCTCCGGCGCTTCTGGAAAGAGTAAAAGGCCATTGGGTTTGCTGCCATAGAATAGGGCAGGGACTGTTTTGA